A DNA window from Purpureocillium takamizusanense chromosome 9, complete sequence contains the following coding sequences:
- a CDS encoding uncharacterized protein (COG:S~SECRETED:SignalP(1-17~SECRETED:cutsite=ACA-QY~SECRETED:prob=0.6851)~EggNog:ENOG502RYUX), protein MRRSILAVLAAASTACAQYKMLLPGFGGQGDISPRAFGDGICTLGSTCEQCFGEGYIICARIGCFNPDKGQQCCNAASLCVGKTNACCKDWGGPGETGKAGAPASPTRSTISPTGSGVFQCTKADSGEGCCQKAHKDMHWCSGAFPYYRCYNAKNQWCCTDGTVCDEENCCKDLFSLSTTQPWKAKATQTDSKTADSSITSAPDTTAAATTSGGGGAGAQATSSSKAVGAVMGPADLGFAGVLGSLLGAVLLL, encoded by the exons ATGAGGCGCTCCATACTCGCGGTTCTTGCTGCCGCCAGCACGGCATGCGCGCAGTAcaagatgctgctgccggggTTCGGCGGGCAAGGGGACATTTCGCCGCGCGCCTTTGGGGACGGTATTTGCACCCTCGGAAGCACCTGCGAGCAATGCTTCGGCGAGGGCTACATCATCTGCGCACGCATTGGGTGCTTTAACCCAGACAAAGGCCAGCAATGCTGCAACGCCGCAA GTCTCTGCGTCGGAAAGACAAACGCCTGTTGCAAGGACTGG GGCGGCCCGGGAGAGACTGGCAAAGCCGGCGCGCCAGCCTCACCGACTCGCTCGACCATCAGTCCCACGGGCTCCGGGGTTTTCCAGTGCACAAAGGCCGACTCGGGCGAGGGCTGCTGTCAAAAGGCGCATAAAGACATGCACTGGTGCAGCGGCGCGTTCCCCTACTATCGGTGCTACAACGCGAAGAACCAATGGTGCTGCACGGACGGGACCGTCTGCGACGAGGAAAACTGCTGCAAGGACTTGTTT AgcctgtcgacgacgcagccgtGGAAGGCAAAGGCGACGCAGACCGACTCCAAGACTGCAGACTCTTCGATCACGAGCGCGCCGGACacaacagccgccgcgacgacgagcggcggcggcggcgcgggggcgcAAGCAACGAGCTCTTCCAAggctgtcggcgccgtcatgggGCCTGCCGACTTGGGCTTTGCAGGGGTTTTGGGATCATTGCTTggcgccgtcctgctgctgtag
- a CDS encoding Glutaminyl-peptide cyclotransferase (MEROPS:MER0015094~SECRETED:SignalP(1-27~SECRETED:cutsite=ACA-LT~SECRETED:prob=0.7500)~EggNog:ENOG503NVQ0~COG:O): MPMRMPLRTSAVLLLATLLALVWPACALTTLDDDDLRHIPSPGDDFDIHNGKLLAPILIPRVPGTEGSEKTQRHFVDFFKSNLPEWQVLWQNSTSRTPVTGDRDVPFANLIFRRDPPGAPAGEVSRLTLVAHFDSKYEPTGFIGATDSAAPCAMLMHVARSIENALKAKWSADGDHDGLDVAHGMQIVLLDGEEAFLHWTDDDSLYGARSLASEWESHFHSSMSTYRTPLDSISLFVLLDLLGSAGPKIPSYFLTTHWAYKNMALIEKRMRDLGLLESKPTHAFLPETDKHPDQFSGWMTISDDHVPFMHRGVDILHVIPSPFPEVWHKMEDDGEHLDLPTARDWAKIVTAFTAEWMDLKGHMPKQSSTKEKRSVTAAASSSRTEL; the protein is encoded by the exons atgcccatgAGAATGCCTCTGCGCACCAgcgccgtcctgctgctggcgacgctgctggccctcgtCTGGCCGGCGTGCGCCCTAACgaccctcgacgacgatgacctgCGACATATCCCCTcgcccggcgacgacttcGATATTCACAATGGCAAGCTGTTGGCGCCGATACTGATCCCCCGCGTGCCGGGAACCGAGGGCTCAGAGAAGACGCAGCGCCACTTTGTCGATTTCTTCAAGAGTAACTTGCCGGAATGGCAAGTCCTCTGGCAGAACTCGACATCAAGGACGCCCGTGACGGGTGACCGGGACGTGCCGTTTGCGAACCTCATTTTTCGGCGCGATCCGCCCGGAGCGCCGGCGGGAGAGGTCTCGCGGCTgacgctcgtcgcgcacTTTGACAGCAAGTACGAGCCGACGGGATTCATCGGCGCCACcgacagcgccgcgccgtgcgcCATGCTGATGCACGTTGCGAGGAGCATTGAGAACGCGCTCAAAGCGAAATGGAGCGCCGACGGGGACCATGATGGGCTTGACGTGGCACACGGAATGCAGATTGtgctgctggacggcgaggaggcatTTCTACActggacggacgacgactcCCTGTACGGCGCAAG GTCTCTTGCTTCAGAGTGGGAATCTCACTTCCATTCTTCCATGTCTACATATCGAACGCCGCTCGACTCCATCAGCCTCTTTGTGctgctcgacctgctcggcTCGGCGGGCCCCAAGATCCCCTCCTACTTCCTCACGACGCATTGGGCATACAAGAACATGGCCCTCATCGAGAAGCGCATGCGCGATCTCGGGCTGCTCGAGAGCAAACCGACGCACGCCTTCTTGCCCGAAACCGATAAGCACCCCGACCAATTTTCGGGGTGGATGACCATTTCCGACGACCACGTCCCATTTATGCACCGTGGCGTGGACATTCTCCATGTCATCCCGTCGCCCTTCCCGGAAGTCTGGCACAAGAtggaagacgacggcgagcacctGGACCTGCCGACCGCGCGCGACTGGGCCAAGATCGTAACGGCCTTTACAGCCGAGTGGATGGACCTCAAGGGTCACATGCCGAAGCAGAGCTCAACAAAGGAGAAGCGAAGCGTGACCGCCGCTGcttcgagctcgaggactgAGTTGTAG
- a CDS encoding uncharacterized protein (COG:O~TransMembrane:3 (n3-13c18/19o184-207i219-242o248-267i)~SECRETED:SignalP(1-18~SECRETED:cutsite=VHA-AS~SECRETED:prob=0.9407)~EggNog:ENOG503NWUX): MRFLTASTLLALAGAVHAASPWTFSDGIVTVVSKAADNVVEKFSDTDRAKKTVTLGHQDTLKVSLTAQEGSKARRPHQAFLVLKEASGLEAPFPLTVKPSGKGSVQITQKDLPVQLLLSQSPLEATLIIGSQGSTKGTVTPVFNVAVTLDVNGPAPAYEKPLRYGPLAEIHHIFRAGPKNPPKIVSLVFSLAVLATVPALLVGWLVLGANVSHISKALGSAPISHAVFFGSIVAMEGVFFLYYSSWNLFQALPAMGVVGAAAFLSGTKALGEVQRRRGAGER; encoded by the exons ATGCGCTTCCTGACAGCAtcgacgctgctggcccttGCGGGCGCGGTCCacgccgcatcgccatggaCATTTTCTGACGGTATCGTCACTGTGGtgtccaaggccgccgacaacgtGGTTGAGAA GTTCTCCGATACCGATCGAGCAAAGAAGACTGTCACGCTAGGCCACCAGGACACGCTCAAGGTGTCCCTGACCGCCCAGGAGGGCTccaaggcgaggaggccgcaCCAggccttcctcgtcctcaagGAGGCATCTGGCTTGGAGGCGCCGTTTCCCCTGACAGTAAAGCCGTCCGGCAAGGGAAGCGTGCAAATC ACGCAAAAGGACCTGCCCGTGCAGCTCCTGCTCTCGCAGTCGCCGCTCGAGGCCACCCTCATCATTGGCTCCCAAGGCTCGACCAAGGGCACCGTCACGCCCGTCTTCAACGTTGCTGTGACGCTTGACGTCAATGGCCCGGCGCCAGCGTACGAGAAGCCGCTGCGATATGGGCCGTTGGCGGAGATCCACCACATCTTCCGCGCCGGCCCCAAGAACCCACCCAAGATCGTCTCGCTGGTGTTTTCGctggccgtcctcgccaccgTGCCGGCTCTCCTGGTTGGG TGGCTTGTGCTTGGTGCCAACGTCAGCCACATCTCCAAGGCTCTTGGCAGCGCGCCCATCTCCcacgccgtcttcttcggctcGATTGTGGCCATGGAgggcgtcttcttcctctacTACAGCAGCTGGAACCTCTTccaggcgctgccggcgatgggcgttgtcggcgccgcggcttTCCTGAGCGGAACCAAGGCCCTGGGCgaggtgcagcgccgccgtggggcgggcgagcgatgA
- a CDS encoding uncharacterized protein (EggNog:ENOG503NY1X~COG:I~MEROPS:MER0210990) codes for MQMIMGLAGVKTSWQRQTRYFGHDRGDAYSVLLIDNRGMGGSDKPLARYSTSQMALDVLDVLDHVGWTAPRSVNVVGISLGGMIAQELACAAPQRVQSLSLLCTSAHVRSGKSLPQTLVERAGMLKPKAEGDAIADTGRSIFVDEWLVAPDAEDLPVPGVTPRCADVVPGGYRRFDSNFQRFQAQELAKRRADGAFTLRGFLCQLVAAGWHRKSDEQLRRMADAVGRQRIMVMHGTGDNMITVANGQKLIDVIEPGTGLIVEGMGHAPIMERFKWFNDLLEEKLNEWTKIVEP; via the coding sequence ATGCAGATGATCATGGGCCTCGCCGGTGTCAAGACGTCGTGGCAGCGACAGACGCGGTACTTTGGGCACGACCGCGGGGACGCGTACTCGGTACTGCTCATCGACAAccgcggcatgggcggcagcgacaagcCGCTGGCGCGGTACTCGACGTCGCAGATGGccctcgacgtgctcgacgtgctGGACCACGTCggctggacggcgccgcgcagcgtCAACGTCGTGGGCATCTCGCTCGGGGGCATGATCGCCCAGGAGctcgcctgcgcggcgccccAGCGCGTCCAGTCGCTCTCCTTGCTGTGCACCTCGGCGCACGTCCGCAGCGGCAAGTCGCTCCCGCAGAcgctcgtcgagcgcgccggcaTGCTCAAGcccaaggccgagggcgacgccatTGCCGACACGGGCCGCTccatcttcgtcgacgagtggctcgtcgcccccgacgccgaggacctgcccgtccccggcgtcacgccgcgctgcgccgaCGTCGTGCCCGGCGGGTACCGCAGGTTCGACAGTAATTTCCAGCGCTTCCAGGCccaggagctggccaagagGCGCGCCGACGGGGCGTTTACCCTGCGCGGGTTCCTGtgccagctcgtcgccgcggggtGGCACCGCAAGtcggacgagcagctgcggcgcatggccgacgcggtCGGCCGCCAGAGGATCATGGTCATGCACGGCACGGGCGACAACATGATTACCGTGGCCAATGGGCAGAAGCTCATCGACGTGATTGAGCCGGGCACGGGGCTGATTGTCGAGGGCATGGGGCATGCGCCCATCATGGAGCGGTTCAAGTGGTTCAacgacctgctcgaggagaagctcaacgAGTGGACGAAAATCGTAGAGCCTTGA
- the NMT1 gene encoding Glycylpeptide N-tetradecanoyltransferase (EggNog:ENOG503NV5E~BUSCO:EOG09261SS1~COG:I), with amino-acid sequence MPPEESKPVEPVVDETDAKLKGKQAEMESDEDGDDDAPAGATTTAEGAAAAAAGSSSSSSKKKKSKRKKAKELLTGHKSSGGTTAADHESEIKKAIGGLTPQQMKELLALNPSLRQELSQASGSGGADPSPEQAAEMLKKMNLQDIMTGLAAAGKNVKDMGAYKFWQTQPVPRFGDNEKVAEEGPLKIQTIDEVSKEPAALVPGFEWVTVDLTSDEEIKEVYELLNGHYVEDDEAMFRFNYSPEILRWAMMAPGWNRKYHVGVRASQSRKLVAFISAIPCRLRVRDKHIMCSEVNFLCIHKKLRGKRLAPVLIKEVTRISNTEGVWQGLFTAGIVLPKPVSTCRYFHRSINWQKLNECGFSPLPAGSKPQYQIRKYALPDSTSTRGLRAMTPKDIPAVLALMKRYLGRFDMAPDFTEEEALHWFIPKPNVEQVIWSYVVEDVDKKITDFFSFFCVESSIINNPKHDVLRVAYLFYYASETGVAQPFDKAALKTRLNGLMHDALILAKKARFDVFNALTLMDNALFLEQQKFGGGDGQLHYYLFNYQMNPIAGGVDKRNQLDEENLSGIGLVMP; translated from the exons ATGCCGCCCGAGGAATCCAAGCCCGtggagcccgtcgtcgacgagaccgacgccaagctcaagggcaagcAGGCCGAGATGGAGtccgacgaagacggcgacgacgatgcgccagccggtgccacgacgacggccgaaggcgccgcagccgccgccgcggggtcttcgtcctcgtcaagcaagaagaagaagtcgaagcgcaagaaggccaaggagctgctcACGGGCCACAagtccagcggcggcaccaccgccgccgatcACGAGTCGGAGATCAAAAAGGCCATTGGCGGCCTCACGCCACAGCAGATgaaggagctgctcgcgctGAACCCAAGCCTCCGCCAGGAGCTGTCGCaggcctcgggcagcggTGGCGCGGACCCTTCGCCcgagcaggcggccgagatgcTCAAGAAGATGAACCTGCAGGACATCATGACggggctggccgccgctggcaaGAACGTCAAGGACATGGGTGCGTACAAGTTTTGGCAGACGCAGCCCGTCCCGCGCTTCGGCGACAACGAAAAGGTAGCCGAGGAGGGCCCCCTCAAGATCCAGACCATCGACGAGGTGTCCAAGGAGCCCGCGGCTCTCGTCCCGGGCTTCGAGTGGGTGACGGTCGACCTGaccagcgacgaggagatcAAGGAGGTGTACGAGCTGCTCAACGGGCActacgtcgaggacgacgaggccatgttCCGCTTCAACTATTCGCCCGAGATTTTGCGATG GGCCATGATGGCACCCGGCTGGAATCGCAAGTACCACGTCGGCGTGCGGGCCTCGCAGTCGcgcaagctcgtcgccttcATCTCCGCCATCCCCTGCCGCCTGCGCGTGCGCGACAAGCACATCATGTGCTCCGAGGTCAACTTCCTGTGCATCCACAAGAAGCTGCGCGGCAAGCGCCTCGCGCCCGTGCTCATCAAGGAGGTGACGCGCATCAGCAACACCGAGGGCGTCTGGCAGGGCCTCTTCACGGCCGGCATCGTCCTGCCCAAGCCTGTCAGCACGTGCCGCTACTTCCACCGCTCCATCAACTGGCAGAAGCTCAACGAGTGCGGCTTCAgccccctgcccgccggcagcaAGCCCCAGTACCAGATCCGCAAGTACGCGCTGCCCGACAGCACCTCCACGAGGGGCCTGCGCGCCATGACGCCCAAGGACATCCCCGCCGTGCTGGCGCTGATGAAGCGCTACCTCGGGCGGTTCGACATGGCACCCGActtcaccgaggaggaggcgctgcacTGGTTCATCCCCAAGCCCAACGTGGAGCAGGTCATCTGGTCCTACGTGGTCGAG GACGTGGACAAGAAAATCACcgacttcttctccttcttctgcgTCGAGTCgtccatcatcaacaacccCAAACACGACGTCCTGCGCGTCGCCTACCTCTTCTACTACGCCTCCGAGACGGGCGTCGCCCAGCCcttcgacaaggccgcccTCAAGACGCGCCTCAACGGCCTCATGCACGACGCTCTCATcctggccaagaaggcccGCTTCGACGTCTTCAACGCCCTCACCCTCATGGACAACGCGCTCTTCCTCGAGCAGCAAaagtttggcggcggcgacggccagctgcACTACTACCTCTTCAACTACCAAATGAAtcccatcgccggcggcgtcgacaagcGCAAccagctggacgaggagaacCTCAGCGGCATCGGCCTGGTGATGCCGTGA
- a CDS encoding Acylglycerol lipase (COG:S~TransMembrane:1 (o12-35i)~MEROPS:MER0033244~EggNog:ENOG503NZ6C) codes for MAVPTHSLLWMGVALVAAPFAFYTVFLGLLVTPFFQRHALYAHKINTLLWSNVDRPEAWGFASNQVTPFRLSTPDGVSLYAWHVLPLPVYLKNEAVLASQPAQADSRFEDFESFKILKRDPEARLVLYFHGNAGHIAQAVRPDTYHSLTDTSSYHLIAIDYRGFGHSTGVPSEDGLITDASTVVDWAVNVAGISTSRIVLLGHSLGTAVVSGVAERFALKGVEFAGIVLVSGFGDLASMLSGYRIGGIIPLLGPFAAWPRFIRLLDRFIVDKWHSANRLTNIVRHTKSRLRLSLVHAKDDWDIPWTEDNKLFRAAANETVGSLDDAEFAAWKEQRTIHKGKDAFVTTWKADPDIIIRQELFPFGGHDPINGFAPVSLAVMRSFDLHGTAYE; via the exons ATGGCCGTGCCCACGCACTCACTGCTATGgatgggcgtcgccctcgttgcAGCGCCGTTCGCCTTCTATACCGTGTTTCTCGGCCTGCTGGTGACGCCCTTCTTCCAGAGACA CGCTCTCTACGCCCACAAGATCAACACTCTCCTTTGGTCCAACGTCGACCGGCCCGAGGCATGGGGCTTCGCCA GTAATCAGGTCACGCCCTTTCGACTGAGCACGCCCGATGGCGTCAGCCTATATGCCTGGCACGTCTTACCGTTGCCCGTGTACTTGAAGAATGAAGCCGTtctggccagccagccggcaCAGGCTGATTCGAGGTTTGAAGATTTCGAGTCGTTCAAGATTCTCAAGCGCGACCCCGAGGCTCGCCTGGTTCTGTACT TCCACGGG AATGCAGGTCACATTGCTCAGGCAGTCAGGCCAGACACGTACCATTCGCTGACCGACACATCTTCTTACCACCTGATCGCCATCGATTACCGTGGCTTCGGCCACTCAACCGGCGTGCCTAGCGAGGATGGCCTCATCACGGATGCGTCCACAGTCGTCGACTGGGCCGTCAATGTGGCGGGCATCTCGACGAGCCGCATCGTCCTGCTTGGGCACAGCCTCGGAACTGCAGTGGTCAGCGGCGTGGCCGAGCGATTCGCACTCAAAGGGGTCGAGTTCGCGGGCATCGTCCTCGTTTCCGGCTTCGGCGACCTGGCCTCAATGCTAAGCGGCTACCGTATCGGCGGCATCATTCCCTTGCTGGGGCCCTTTGCGGCGTGGCCTCGCTTcatccgcctcctcgaccgcTTCATTGTGGACAAGTGGCATTCCGCGAACCGACTGACCAACATTGTGCGGCACACAAAGTCCCGGCTGCGCCTCAGTCTCGTGCATGCCAAAGACGATTGGGACATTCCCTGGACTGAGGACAACAAATTGTTCCGCGCGGCCGCGAATGAGACTGTCGGAAGcctggacgacgccgagtTTGCAGCGTGGAAAGAGCAGCGAACCATCCACAAGGGCAAGGATGCGTTTGTCACGACGTGGAAAGCCGATCCAGATATCATCATCCGGCAGGAACTGTTCCCTTTTGGCG GCCACGACCCAATCAACGGATTTGCACCCGTGTCGCTAGCCGTGATGAGATCATTTGATCTTCACGGGACCGCCTACGAATAG
- a CDS encoding uncharacterized protein (SECRETED:SignalP(1-17~SECRETED:cutsite=AVA-AP~SECRETED:prob=0.7320)) — translation MKASVLALAAVATVAVAAPVAEPGESGADIDYKKLWRRGPKEAGTDTGLYAPANWGTKRGELERKAAKEAGTDTGLYAPANWGTKRDELERKADKEVGPDTGLYAPANWGTKRGELERKAPAGTDGRVYAPSNWIA, via the exons ATGAAGGCTTCTGttttggccttggcggccgttGCTACCGTTGCCGTAGCTGCCCCCGTGGCAGAGCCG GGAGAGAGCGGCGCCGATATCGACTATAAGAAACTGTGGCGGAGGGGTCCCAAAGAGGCTGGCACCGATACTGGACTTTACGCCCCGGCAAACTGGGGCACCAAGAGAGGTGAGCTAGAGCGAAAGGCTGCTAAAGAGGCCGGCACGGACACTGGGCTCTACGCTCCCGCAAACTGGGGTACTAAAAGAGATGAGCTGGAGCGAAAGGCTGATAAAGAGGTCGGCCCGGATACTGGGCTTTATGCCCCAGCAAACTGGGGTACCAAGAGAGGTGAGCTGGAGCGAAAGGCTCCGGCGGGAACGGATGGTAGGGTCTATGCTCCATCAAATTGGATCGCCTAG
- a CDS encoding uncharacterized protein (EggNog:ENOG503P4NY~COG:S~TransMembrane:1 (o38-60i)) has product MEHDRESEDDERWDEDAKLVSSRQWERRSNTKVSPTSMYWASFSWTLNVVMALISVSFWWRARHETCPYMWDSRNKPGAYSPANDAVEYIPKIFHNRFDGDISPFQGWPTDESDALWVDLYDKGSSVRIGKESHDQLLNKTTQIPLAGHEEDYFLGIDVFHQLHCLNVIRKAFYPRRYNITMVKPDGTIDFLEWMHVDHCIESLRQSVMCHSDISTVPFRWSETSQALKPRLDSVHVCRNFTKIREWALERHVDVGNMRAQVEHGQVVDYSSTAPDLYKLAEQKIPYDWNKTVDDM; this is encoded by the exons ATGGAACACGACCGAGAAAGTGAAGATGATGAACGGTGGGATGAAGATGCGAAACTGGTCTCATCACGGCAATGGGAGCGGCGGTCAAACACGAAAGTGTCGCCAACATCTATGTACTGGGCATCATTCTCATGGACCCTAAACGTCGTTATGGCGCTCATCAGTGTTTCTTTCTGGTGGCGTGCACGACATGAAACGTGCCCATACATGTGGGACAGCAGGAACAAACCTGGCGCATACT CACCGGCCAACGATGCCGTTGAATATATACCCAAGATATTTCATAACCGCTTCGACGGCGATATCTCCCCATTTCAAGGCTGGCCGACGGACGAGTCGGACGCCCTGTGGGTTGACTTATATGACA AGGGCTCCAGCGTGCGGATAGGTAAAGAGTCACATGACCAACTGCTAAACAAGACGACCCAGATCCCTTTGGCCGGACACGAAGAAGACTACTTCCTAGGAATAGATGTCTTCCATCAGCTCCATTGCTTG AACGTGATCCGAAAGGCATTCTATCCGCGCCGCTATAACATCACCATGGTGAAGCCGGACGGCACCATAGACTTTCTCGAATGGATGCATGTGG ACCATTGCATCGAGTCCCTCCGGCAGTCTGTCATGTGCCACTCGGACATTAGCACCGTCCCGTTCCGTTGGTCGGAAACGTCCCAGGCTCTGAAGCCCCGACTGGACAGCGTGCACGTGTGTCGCAATTTCACAAAGATTCGGGAATGGGCGCTCGAGCGACACGTTGACGTCGGCAACATGCGGGCGCAGGTGGAGCACGGACAAGTTGTCGACTACAGCTCGACAGCGCCGGATCTATATAAGCTGGCGGAGCAGAAGATTCCGTATGATTGGAATAAGACGGTAGACGATATGTGA
- a CDS encoding uncharacterized protein (EggNog:ENOG503NW1Q~COG:Q), with the protein MLNTELYLAQGPENIRDVFRNSSICSQIFLHKFVLGRVFGMPEKALKLYDRDNSGYRCKPRPGTHVEPRNRIDYLSFGPITRFLSGAGMRAFWFRYELELTKRLHDLPFNTDWTHLPDLTQIFEVDVSAANTNALCGPYLLQRNPDFLEELWKLDRGIDVLFRGMPRILAPWLYARRDRLLAAVKDWQNYARQNFDESALDENGDDPFWGSRIFRDRDNVLSQMDGMDHDALASEDFGVIWSSTRNSVVAGLWTVLEIFNDAALLRRVREEVGKCTTATGSGFDIDLLLANPVLQSIYAEVLRMRVHMLITRIPQFDDLRIQDWAVPSRKLLVMSSTVAHMDSEVWNTGENNEHPLDTFWAERFLQYDGNPISGPLKPTHLSQTKSVSGGYGMPGQCPVGKASYAIKDVQGIWFPYGGGPRMCPGRHFAKRDIIFTAAVMVTYFDIEILTDVRSLQMDMRGFGLGTMAVAGKVPVKIRRRGG; encoded by the exons ATGTTGAATACGGAGCTATACCTCGCCCAGGGGCCCGAGAATATTCGAGACGTCTTTAGGAACTCGTCGATATGCAGTCAGATCTTCTTACATAAGTTCGTCCTTGGAAGGGTTTTTGGCATGCCTGAGAAAGCCCTCAAGTTGTATGACCGAGACAATTCGGGTTATCGCTGCAAACCTCGCCCTGGCACTCATGTCGAGCCCCGCAATCGGATCGACTACCTTTCATTTGGGCCTATAACTCGATTCCTCTCTGGCGCTGGCATGAGAGCCTTCTGGTTCCGGTACGAGCTAGAGCTCACAAAACGTCTTCACGATCTGCCATTTAATACAGATTGGACACATCTACCCGATTTAACGCAGATTTTCGAAGTTGATGTCTCAGCTGCAAACACTAACGCTCTCTGTGGGCCGTATCTATTGCAGCGCAACCCGGACTTTCTCGAGGAACTATGGAAGCTCGATCGTGGAATCGACGTGCTATTCAGAGGCATGCCTCGTATTCTCGCACCGTGGTTGTATGCGAGGCGAGACAGGCTACTCGCTGCGGTTAAGGATTGGCAAAATTACGCACGTCAGAACTTTGACGAGTCAGCTCTTGATGAGAACGGGGATGACCCTTTCTGGGGGAGCAGAATCTTTCGCGACAGAGACAATGTCCTCTCCcagatggatggcatggacCATGATGCCTTGGCATCAGAGGACTTTGGTGTAATCTGGTC GTCGACACGCAATTCTGTAGTTGCTGGCCTCTGGACCGTCCTTGAAATCTTCAACGATGCCGCCCTTCTCAGAAGGGTGAGGGAGGAGGTGGGAAAATGCACAACTGCTACTGGCAGTGGGTTTGATATCGACTTGTTGCTGGCGAATCCCGTTCTCCAGTCGATTTACGCCGAGGTCCTTCGCATGCGCGTGCATATGCTGATCACGCGCATCCCGCAGTTCGATGACTTGCGTATCCAAGATTGGGCAGTGCCGTCCAGAAAGTTGCTGGTGATGAGTTCGACGGTTGCTCATATGGACTCCGAAGTATGGAATACTGGCGAGAACAATGAGCATCCTCTCGATACCTTTTGGGCCGAACGCTTCCTGCAGTACGACGGAAATCCCATTAGTGGACCACTTAAGCCTACTCATCTGTCTCAAACAAAATCCGTTTCTGGTGGCTACGGAATGCCGGGTCAATGTCCTGTGGGAAAAGCCTCTTACGCTATTAAAGACGTTCAGGGGATATGGTTCCCCTATGGTGGAGGACCTAGGATGTGTCCGGGTCGTCATTTTGCCAAGCGTGATATTATATTCACGGCAGCGGTTATGGTTACTTATTTTGATATTGAGATCCTTACGGACGTACGTTCTCTCCAGATGGATATGCGTGGTTTCGGTCTGGGCACTATGGCTGTAGCTGGCAAGGTCCCGGTCAAGATCCGGAGAAGGGGTGGCTAG
- a CDS encoding uncharacterized protein (COG:S~EggNog:ENOG503P1B3) → MATSSVSRADIGDALSKARTLTALLEAYDGTSASHLSLLKHTNHIRAALEEPYDIGIRWLDNFSAAAALYVLIQIKAFENIPEEASVTATELVGKCKVDVSVITRATRVLVVNGIFDEVGSDEYSHNELSRAFAPTRLGGFVCLLGDFMGVWSAFPNYVKSHKPEDLYDTKKSPFAYSRGYERKSCYEVLNLDPERRMQFNVAMQYLNKDFPVLDMFPFRELEDFVRKEPDRPFIVDVGGGRGQALVEIRKHCGGSFGGKLILQDLPIVINTLRAEDVPGIELMAYDIFTPQPVKSKLPLHAVHTYFVWNC, encoded by the coding sequence ATGGCAACCTCCAGCGTCAGCAGGGCTGATATTGGCGACGCTCTGAGCAAGGCTAGGACCTTGACAGCTCTACTTGAAGCGTACGATGGAACCTCGGCGAGCCACCTGTCGCTGTTAAAACATACCAACCACATTCGTGCTGCGTTGGAAGAGCCGTACGACATAGGTATCCGGTGGCTAGACAACTTcagcgccgctgcagctctATACGTTCTCATCCAAATCAAAGCCTTTGAGAATATTCCAGAGGAGGCAAGCGTAACCGCCACGGAACTTGTGGGCAAATGTAAAGTCGACGTCTCGGTCATCACTAGAGCTACGCGCGTCCTCGTGGTGAACGGCATcttcgacgaggtcggcTCTGATGAATATAGCCATAATGAGCTCTCGCGGGCATTTGCACCCACCCGGTTGGGAGGCTTCGTCTGCTTGCTAGGAGACTTCATGGGGGTATGGAGTGCATTCCCCAACTACGTCAAGAGCCACAAGCCCGAGGATTTATACGACACCAAGAAGAGTCCGTTCGCTTATTCCAGGGGCTACGAGCGCAAGTCGTGCTACGAGGTACTCAACTTGGATCCTGAACGGCGCATGCAATTCAACGTCGCGATGCAATATTTAAACAAAGACTTTCCAGTCTTAGACATGTTTCCTTTTAGGGAGTTGGAGGACTTTGTTAGGAAAGAACCTGACCGGCCGTTCATTGTGGATGTTGGCGGGGGCCGAGGCCAAGCCCTGGTCGAGATAAGAAAACATTGCGGGGGTTCCTTTGGGGGAAAGCTCATCTTGCAGGATCTACCCATCGTAATCAACACTTTACGAGCAGAAGATGTTCCCGGGATCGAGCTGATGGCCTACGACATATTCACACCGCAACCAGTCAAGAGTAAGCTTCCGCTGCATGCAGTGCATACATACTTTGTCTGGAACTGCTGA